From one Plasmodium malariae genome assembly, chromosome: 12 genomic stretch:
- the PmUG01_12072800 gene encoding calmodulin-like protein, producing MNEKPYIPIIEKLNNDKNPNFYICGNGYIAPLDIKSLKKISNTEKKNLQRVFKMMDKDNTGKISVSNLHDILHKYNYKISKSEVERMIWEFDDNMDNCLDYDEIYFLYLRCVNDKKKQIPSDLYNIIQFFMFDYEMNGYITVEKTLQILYVRFGREKMDLEVQEIFGDKYEDESGVEKQVHLKEYLDNEKKRIRKYRNENHKKGRKA from the exons atgaatgaaaaacCATATATACcaattattgaaaaattaaacaatgaCAAGAATCCAAACTTCTATATTTGTGGAAATGGGTATATAGCACCATTAGACATCAaaagcttaaaaaaaatctctaacacagaaaaaaaaaatttacagaGAGTCTTTAAAATGATGGACAAAGATAATACAGGGAAAATTTCTGTTTCTAATCTTCATgacatattacataaatacaaTTACAAGATTTCTAAG AGCGAAGTTGAGAGAATGATATGGGAATTCGATGACAACATGGATAACTGCTTAGATTATgatgaaatttattttttatatttgcggtgcgttaatgataaaaagaagCAAATACCCAGTGACTTATACAATATTATTCAGTTCTTTATGTTTGATTATGAAATGAATGGATATATAACTGTTGAAAAAACCTTACAAATATTGTATGTGCGTTTTggaagagaaaaaatggaCTTGGAAGTTCAAGAAATATTTGGAGATAAATATGAAGATGAATCAGGAGTAGAAAAACAAGTTCACTTAAAGGAATATTtggataatgaaaaaaagagaatacgAAAGTACAG AAATGAAAATCACAAAAAAGGGAGAAAGGCATAA
- the PmUG01_12072600 gene encoding conserved Plasmodium protein, unknown function, translating into MSLELFDDIDIIKKHYNLKNPEGATKLDENEEDRVINLPIVCKNKIAIEKEGSENHLNNYIKALKIIIRYIPFNDSIKKKITEKKLYQNLFLGRQNYNSNSNIMKEEIANNNNTDNNYDTSRENINSYPDNIKLHEDLLELYSEVDKYELILLINLITHNGNSEDIFEFLYPYYFYYIILNKLKKDNVFMLLNNFIINKKTYDKLIRTKDFSFVLFLSVLDSLKKIKNDVTTCNYFYVFIENSLKYENHLFIHIIRGMRSLYTDFYGYIQKMKENIFLFFKKNIVFSNRKILNITDNKNYILKYISLMFRLIFETLYNILDEKNFKVEQVLEYKNLYKTIIEQIKENLIYINEINYFDNFVDVHIDLYSNYVLFMDMFVYYKKKFNLEIFKLILFISNIFSDHYEELDDLSCSEKKVFIDIIFTYLKTIHKMRNYHLLKNDEILYHKFVLNRYIISIVANFSVNNIISNYIKKLNGLDTLRKFMYIDDKDPCLPEYITLAIKHIKENENFNEL; encoded by the exons atgTCGTTGGAATTGTTCGATGATATTGATATCATCAAAAAACactacaatttaaaaaatccaGAAGGGGCAACAAAATTAGAcgaaaatgaagaagataGAGTAATTAATCTGCCAATAGtttgtaaaaacaaaattgcaATAGAAAAAGAAGGGAGTGAGAATCATCTAAATAACTATATAAAAGcattaaaaattatcatacgttatattccttttaatgattctattaaaaaaaaaataacggaaaaaaaattgtatcaGAACTTATTTTTAGGAAGACAGaattataatagtaattCAAATATAATGAAGGAAGAAATcgcaaataataataataccgataataattatgatacttcaagggaaaatataaacagcTACCCTGATAACATAAAATTACATGAAGACTTACTAGAATTATATTCTGAAGTTGATAAATACGAattaatacttttaattaatttaataactCACAATGGAAATAGTGAGGACATATTTGAATTTCTTTATCcgtattatttctattatattatattaaataaacttaaaaaagataatgtATTTATGCTTCTGAACAATTtcataataaacaaaaaaacatatgACAAATTAATCAGAACGAaagatttttcttttgttctaTTTCTGTCTGTTTTAGactctttaaaaaaaataaaaaatgatgtaactacttgtaattatttttatgtctttattgaaaattcattaaaatatgaaaatcatttatttatacatattataagaGGTATGAGATCATTGTACACGGATTTTTATGGTTACattcaaaaaatgaaagaaaatatattcctttttttcaaaaaaaatatagtatttaGCAATAGGAAAATTCTAAATATCacagataataaaaattacatattgaaatatatatcattgaTGTTTAGATTGATTTTTGAAACATTATACAACATTctagatgaaaaaaattttaaagtagAGCAAGTATTGGAGTAcaagaatttatataaaacgataattgaacaaattaaggaaaatctaatttatattaatgaaataaactATTTTGACAATTTTGTTGATGTACACATCGATTTATATAGCAACTATGTTTTGTTTATGGACATGTTTgtgtattataaaaaaaagttcaatttagaaattttcaaattaattttatttatatctaatatttttagtGACCATTATGAAGAGTTAGATGATCTGTCttgttcagaaaaaaaagtattcattgacattatttttacataccTAAAAACTATACATAAAATGAgaaattatcatttattaaaaaacgATGAAATTCTTTATCACAAATTCGTCTTAAACAGATACATAATTAGTATAGTAGCAAACTTTtctgtaaataatattatttcgaattatataaaaaaacttaaTG gCCTCGATACCTTGAGAAAATTCATGTACATTGATGACAAAGACCCTTGCCTACCTGAATATATTACTTTg GCCATTAAACACATaaaggaaaatgaaaattttaacgAACTTTAA
- the PmUG01_12072700 gene encoding 1-acyl-sn-glycerol-3-phosphate acyltransferase, putative, with product MEGSRNKGDRTSNIFIRLLVNTYFAIEVVIFVIISLVSQIICCFLFFPVLICSRKARLIIFGYCLRFCMYLIIVLNPFWRIKIIRKPNKGYRPTKTLLFFNHLSSLDPWIVNAGTIIWNVKFVFKSSLFKVPFGGQALYLAGDIPVYFTKGKGGWEVRQGGVEDIMKTCKEYQDLNISIVVFPEGTRSLSGQLQFFKSGFFRYAIENNCEILPCALHGTDNIWPVKSKTVDIGTVYLSFGEPFYPSENMTVDELKEKTRNAIFDLIKDFPDYDPERDNLSTELTRARGHGI from the exons ATGGAAGGCTCTAGAAATAAAGGAGACAGAacaagtaatatttttattagattACTTGTAAATACGTATTTTGCTATTGAAGTGGTAATTTTTGTGATAATTTCCTTAGTTAGCCAAATAATATGCtgctttttgtttttccctGTACTTATATGCAGTAGAAAAGCAAGATTGATAATATTTGGTTATTGCCTGCGATTTTGTATGTATCTTA TTATAGTTTTGAACCCATTTTggagaataaaaataataagaaaaccTAATAAGGGTTATAGGCCAACTAAGACTCTCTTGTTTTTTAATCATTTGTCGTCACTCGATCCGTGGATTGTTAATGCTGGCACCATAATTTGGAAtgttaaatttgtttttaaaagttcATTATTTAAAGTACCATTTGGAGGTCAGGCATTATATTTGGCAGGGGATATTCCagtatattttactaaagGAAAAGGAGGATGGGAAGTAAGGCAAGGAGGAGTAGAAGATATTATGAAAACATGTAAAGAGTATCAAGATTTAAATATTAGCATAGTTGTATTCCCAGAAGGTACAAGATCTCTTAGTGGACAACTACAATTTTTCAAATCCGGATTTTTTAGATATGCAATTGAAAACAATTGTGAAATATTACCATGTGCATTACATGGAACAGACAATATATGGCCGGTTAAATCAAAAACAGTTGATATAGGAACTGTGTATCTTTCTTTTGGAGAACCTTTTTATCCTAGTGAAAATATGACTGTTGATGAACTGAAGGAAAAAACGAGAAATGCTATTTTTGACTTGATCAAAGATTTCCCAGATTACGATCCTGAG AGAGATAATTTATCGACTGAATTAACACGAGCAAGGGGACACggtatataa